Proteins encoded in a region of the Fimbriimonadaceae bacterium genome:
- a CDS encoding hemerythrin domain-containing protein, whose amino-acid sequence MSDAKISVTFEQDHDRLDALFTTFQQQKRTDFAKAKEAFVEFKFGLQRHIVWEEDVLFPKWEENSGMAEGGPTQVMRTEHRMIGDCLEAIHEKVQAQNPDSDREEQRLLEILKSHNMKEERILYPSIDQVISDGERAELYQAMKEIPEERYRTCCGSERS is encoded by the coding sequence ATGTCGGATGCAAAGATCAGTGTCACGTTCGAGCAAGACCATGACCGGCTGGACGCGCTCTTCACTACCTTCCAGCAACAGAAGCGCACGGATTTCGCCAAGGCCAAGGAGGCCTTCGTCGAGTTTAAGTTTGGCCTGCAGCGGCATATCGTCTGGGAGGAAGACGTGCTGTTTCCCAAGTGGGAGGAAAACTCCGGCATGGCGGAAGGCGGGCCCACGCAAGTCATGCGGACCGAGCACCGGATGATCGGCGATTGCCTGGAAGCCATTCATGAAAAAGTGCAGGCACAGAATCCCGACAGCGACCGAGAGGAGCAACGATTGTTGGAGATTCTGAAATCGCACAACATGAAGGAGGAGCGGATTCTGTACCCCTCGATCGATCAGGTGATCAGTGACGGGGAGCGGGCAGAGTTGTATCAGGCCATGAAGGAGATTCCGGAGGAGCGGTATCGAACCTGTTGCGGGAGTGAACGGTCATGA
- a CDS encoding GNAT family N-acetyltransferase, with translation MQRLRPRHIPPLRDDGPDAGHTILSDGTTALLRIAQPGDADELQRFVERLSPAATRHRFFSETDPPAEVIRTLCDSSQPQRSLTLLALRRQDDTLSIIASGSYHARNPHEAEVAMAVDDRLHGHGLGTILLERLALLAIRHGFTKLWAITHADNLAMREVFATSGFTMEEHLDGGDMEVELSLTPTDESVRQSEWRERVATTASLRPLFHPRTVAVIGASRSPQSIGYRLLDALHSNGFRGRCYAVNPHASTIAGVDTFPSLHALPEPADLAVIAVPKDAVLSVVDDCAATGVRALVVITAGFAEVGEEGRRLQAQLLDKVRQHGMRMVGPNCFGILNTDPSVQLNATFTSTFPLAGSIAMSSQSGALGLALLAASRRLQLGLSTFVSVGNKADVSVNDLLQYWESDHATTVILLYVESFGNPRRFAHIARRVSRNKPIVALKAGRTSSGKRAAGSHTAALAANDVAVEALFQQTGILRADTLEDMFALAAALSEQPLPKGTRVGILTNAGGPAILCADACEAAGLEVPELSQATITRLSPFLPASASLRNPVDLIASAGPEQYHEAIHTLLTSDDIDALIILYIAVTSTDVDPIAAGITRGIAAARAAQPIKKPVYVGWMVESDRERRLSLPGETIPTFGLPELPARVLGTIARYVQWRDRPLGMVPDFDDLDLPAVQTICRDVLATRGGGWLTVTETRAVLSAMAITLPPGGVATSAEEAAALAAQIGFPVAVKLASHTLVHKTEIGGVHLNLTSKAEVRHAYEEIAARLSQEQQTDAMEGVLVQPMVKGGVEMMAGMVQDPSFGPLIGFGLGGIHVEILGDVRFRITPLTELDAADLIRSIKGYRLLQGYRGHPPADVDAIQDLLLRLSRLVEEVPEIVELDLNPIFALPPGQGYSIVDARIRVAGK, from the coding sequence ATGCAACGTCTTCGCCCGCGCCACATACCCCCCCTACGGGACGATGGACCAGACGCGGGGCACACGATCCTGAGCGATGGCACCACGGCCTTGCTGCGGATCGCGCAACCAGGCGACGCCGACGAGTTGCAACGCTTCGTCGAACGTCTCTCTCCGGCGGCAACGCGCCATCGATTTTTCTCGGAAACCGATCCCCCCGCCGAGGTGATCCGCACACTCTGCGATTCGTCGCAGCCACAGCGGAGCCTCACGCTGCTCGCTCTCCGGCGCCAGGACGATACGCTGAGCATTATCGCTTCAGGGTCGTACCATGCGCGAAACCCGCATGAGGCGGAAGTCGCCATGGCCGTCGACGACCGGCTCCATGGGCACGGGCTCGGCACGATTCTGCTCGAACGTCTGGCCCTACTCGCCATCCGGCACGGGTTCACCAAACTCTGGGCCATCACCCATGCCGACAATCTGGCGATGCGTGAGGTGTTCGCCACATCCGGCTTCACCATGGAAGAACATCTTGACGGCGGCGACATGGAGGTCGAATTATCGCTGACCCCAACCGATGAGAGCGTGCGGCAATCGGAATGGCGCGAGCGGGTCGCCACAACCGCCTCACTGCGTCCCCTCTTCCATCCCCGCACCGTCGCCGTGATCGGCGCCTCTCGCTCTCCGCAGAGTATCGGGTATCGCCTCCTCGACGCGCTCCACAGCAATGGATTTCGCGGGCGCTGCTACGCCGTCAACCCGCATGCATCCACAATCGCGGGGGTCGACACCTTTCCCTCGCTCCATGCCCTGCCGGAACCGGCCGATCTCGCAGTCATTGCCGTGCCCAAAGACGCGGTCCTTTCCGTGGTGGACGACTGCGCGGCAACCGGAGTCCGCGCCCTGGTGGTCATCACTGCCGGGTTCGCCGAGGTCGGCGAGGAAGGGCGTCGACTGCAAGCGCAACTGTTGGACAAGGTCCGGCAGCATGGCATGCGCATGGTCGGGCCGAACTGCTTCGGCATCCTGAATACAGACCCGTCGGTGCAGCTCAACGCCACCTTCACCTCCACCTTTCCGCTCGCCGGTTCGATTGCGATGTCATCCCAAAGCGGCGCCTTGGGGCTGGCCCTGCTCGCGGCGTCACGACGATTGCAACTCGGCCTGTCGACCTTCGTCAGCGTCGGCAACAAGGCGGATGTCTCCGTGAACGACCTGTTGCAGTATTGGGAGAGTGATCACGCCACAACCGTCATTTTGTTGTATGTGGAATCGTTCGGGAACCCCAGGCGGTTCGCGCACATCGCGCGGCGAGTCAGCCGCAACAAACCGATCGTCGCACTCAAAGCAGGCCGGACATCGTCCGGCAAACGTGCCGCCGGCTCACACACCGCCGCGCTGGCCGCCAACGATGTCGCGGTCGAGGCCTTGTTTCAACAAACTGGCATTCTGCGGGCCGATACGCTGGAAGATATGTTCGCGCTCGCGGCGGCTCTGTCGGAGCAGCCTTTGCCCAAAGGCACACGGGTCGGCATCCTGACCAATGCAGGCGGGCCGGCCATTCTCTGCGCGGATGCCTGTGAAGCAGCCGGCCTGGAGGTGCCGGAGTTGTCTCAGGCGACGATCACGCGGCTTTCGCCGTTTCTCCCCGCCTCCGCCTCGCTGCGCAACCCGGTCGACTTAATCGCTTCGGCCGGCCCTGAGCAGTACCATGAGGCCATCCACACGCTCCTGACCTCCGACGACATCGACGCTTTGATCATCTTGTACATCGCCGTCACCAGCACCGACGTCGATCCGATTGCGGCAGGCATCACCCGAGGGATTGCTGCGGCGCGGGCGGCACAGCCGATCAAGAAGCCGGTCTATGTGGGCTGGATGGTGGAGTCCGATCGCGAGCGCCGATTATCCCTGCCCGGGGAAACCATTCCGACGTTCGGCCTGCCTGAACTCCCCGCGCGTGTCCTAGGCACCATCGCCAGATACGTCCAGTGGCGCGATCGCCCGCTCGGCATGGTGCCCGACTTCGACGATCTGGATCTGCCGGCCGTTCAGACCATCTGCCGCGACGTGCTGGCCACCAGGGGAGGCGGCTGGTTGACGGTCACTGAAACGCGCGCGGTCTTGTCCGCCATGGCAATCACGCTGCCTCCGGGCGGAGTGGCGACCAGCGCCGAGGAGGCCGCCGCACTTGCTGCGCAGATCGGCTTTCCGGTCGCCGTGAAATTAGCCTCGCATACCCTCGTCCATAAGACGGAGATCGGCGGCGTGCATCTGAATCTCACGAGTAAGGCCGAGGTGCGCCATGCGTATGAGGAGATCGCCGCACGCCTGTCTCAAGAGCAGCAGACGGACGCGATGGAAGGCGTGCTCGTCCAGCCGATGGTGAAAGGCGGCGTCGAGATGATGGCGGGGATGGTTCAAGATCCCTCCTTCGGCCCCTTGATCGGCTTCGGGCTCGGCGGGATCCATGTCGAAATTCTGGGAGATGTGCGTTTCCGGATCACCCCGCTGACGGAGCTGGATGCCGCCGACCTCATTCGCAGCATAAAGGGCTATCGCCTACTGCAAGGGTATCGCGGGCACCCGCCGGCCGACGTCGATGCGATTCAGGATCTGCTGCTGCGGCTCTCGCGGTTAGTCGAAGAGGTGCCGGAGATCGTGGAACTGGACCTCAATCCGATCTTCGCCCTTCCGCCGGGACAGGGCTACAGCATTGTGGATGCGAGGATCAGGGTAGCAGGGAAGTGA
- a CDS encoding cytochrome c — protein sequence MKTFSILCALCLVILGSTWAAGQTNRGNPRDGQAIYEKNCLRCHGDKLDGNGPDGQYLIVRPANFQSVNSRVKTDWELLITIANGALFSPMHGYRGKLTDQQMLDVLSYIRSVAAPEFVS from the coding sequence ATGAAAACCTTCAGTATTCTCTGCGCTCTTTGCCTCGTGATCCTGGGAAGCACCTGGGCCGCCGGCCAGACCAATCGCGGCAATCCTCGCGACGGCCAGGCCATCTATGAAAAAAACTGCCTCCGGTGCCATGGCGACAAACTGGACGGGAACGGACCGGATGGGCAGTATCTGATCGTGCGGCCGGCGAATTTTCAGTCGGTCAACTCGCGGGTGAAAACCGATTGGGAATTGCTGATCACGATTGCGAACGGGGCCCTGTTCAGCCCCATGCACGGCTATCGGGGGAAATTGACGGATCAACAAATGCTGGACGTGTTGTCCTATATCCGTTCCGTCGCGGCACCCGAATTTGTGAGTTAG
- a CDS encoding universal stress protein: protein MRVLIALDWSEQAFAAVREASYLYDLHEVVLLHGIDLGMFQYPIVAEVSSMQGYDDFRTAMKKAGEQLLDHTTTLLPAKGVSITRVCEFAKPASLILDKARDLRPELIVLGARGRGRVGEFVLGSVSHRVALHADCTTLIVKEREGPVKRVTVAVEGHEDAERIKSWLLAHPFRNPVDLTIVSVVRPIPATDPFSLFPLQDWTGIAVRSAEDLVKQLAASVMNNRYTVGTQVSVGDPTDILTERAKSADLLIIGSHGRKGLERFLLGSISHALLHQVPCPVLLVR, encoded by the coding sequence ATGCGCGTTCTGATCGCACTGGACTGGTCGGAGCAGGCGTTTGCGGCCGTTCGAGAAGCCTCGTATCTCTACGATCTGCATGAGGTCGTTCTGCTGCATGGAATCGACCTCGGGATGTTTCAATATCCCATCGTCGCGGAAGTGAGCAGCATGCAGGGCTATGACGACTTCCGCACTGCCATGAAGAAGGCGGGCGAGCAGCTCCTGGATCACACCACCACGCTCCTGCCCGCGAAGGGAGTGTCCATCACCCGCGTCTGTGAGTTCGCCAAACCGGCATCGCTGATTCTGGACAAGGCGCGGGATCTTCGTCCGGAGCTGATCGTGCTCGGCGCGCGGGGACGCGGGCGTGTCGGCGAATTCGTCCTGGGCAGTGTCTCCCATCGCGTCGCGCTGCATGCGGATTGTACGACGTTGATCGTGAAGGAACGGGAGGGACCGGTCAAGCGAGTCACGGTGGCCGTCGAAGGACATGAGGACGCCGAGCGCATCAAATCCTGGCTGCTCGCCCACCCGTTTAGAAATCCGGTCGATCTCACCATTGTGAGCGTGGTGCGGCCCATTCCCGCCACCGATCCCTTCAGCCTCTTTCCGCTTCAAGACTGGACCGGCATCGCCGTACGCTCGGCGGAAGATTTGGTCAAACAGCTCGCCGCCTCGGTGATGAACAACCGGTATACGGTCGGGACGCAGGTGAGTGTGGGCGATCCCACGGACATTTTGACGGAACGCGCCAAATCGGCAGACCTGTTGATCATCGGCTCACACGGACGGAAAGGACTGGAGCGGTTTCTTCTGGGGAGTATTTCTCACGCACTGCTCCACCAGGTCCCCTGTCCCGTGTTGTTAGTACGATGA
- a CDS encoding cytochrome c, whose amino-acid sequence MLFVLASGCAEQRPASGTGRVTPAHLPDVRTPIPLGAEARQEHRAVMLQHLETIQAIVAALAEEDYRLAQGLTETHLGFFMHRHAMARQQPENFPPAYHDLAMAHHAAAEQLADVMPTNDLKRILPEFNNVLKACVACHLEYRLRHS is encoded by the coding sequence GTGCTCTTCGTCCTGGCGAGCGGTTGCGCAGAACAGAGGCCTGCATCCGGCACTGGTCGTGTCACGCCGGCGCATTTGCCGGATGTACGAACGCCCATTCCGTTGGGGGCAGAAGCGCGGCAGGAACATCGCGCCGTCATGCTCCAGCATCTGGAGACGATCCAGGCGATTGTGGCGGCCTTGGCGGAAGAGGACTACCGGCTGGCCCAAGGATTGACCGAAACGCATCTGGGATTCTTTATGCATCGGCATGCGATGGCTCGGCAGCAGCCGGAGAATTTTCCTCCGGCCTATCACGATCTCGCGATGGCGCATCATGCGGCTGCCGAGCAGTTGGCCGATGTGATGCCGACGAACGATCTGAAGCGGATCCTGCCCGAGTTCAATAACGTGCTGAAGGCCTGTGTCGCCTGTCACTTGGAATATAGACTCCGTCATTCATAA